The Acidobacteriota bacterium sequence GGCCTGCGGGCGCCGAGCGCCACGCGAATCCCTATCTCACGTGTTCGCCTCGCGACGGCGAAGGCCACGACCGCATAGAGGCCGATACTGGCCATCAACAGCCCGAGCCCGGCCAGCGCACCAAGGGCCCAGGCGACCGCCCGTGGTGCCGCCTGTTCGCGTGCCAGAACCTGCGCCATCGTCCGCGCGGTGATCACGGGCAGCACGGGATCCACGGCACGCACCTCTCCCTGCATCGCCGCAAGGAGGCCAGCTGCATCACCAGAGGTCCTGGCGATGACGGTCGTCGGCGCGTGGCCCGACTGCGTGTACGCCAGATAGAACTCGCCGCGCGGCCGATCGGGCACGTCGGCGGCGGAAACGCCCGCCGTCGCCGTGTCGCGGACGACGCCGATGACCTCCGTCCACGTCTCTGGCTCGGTCTGGCGGCGGAAGCGTCGACCGACGGCGTCCACCGCGCCGAAGTACCTCTTGGCCATCGTCTCGGAAATGACGGCGACCCTGGGGGTGCCTGGCCGATCGCGTTCGTCGAAGACGCGTCCATGGAGCCGCGGGATGCGCATCGTGTCGAAGAAGCCGGGTCCTGCCCAGATCATCGAGGGCGCCACCTGCGCCTGTGCGTCGGTGGCGGCTCCCTCGACAGCGATCGGCGTGCTGGCGCTCCGCATCGGCAGACCGTATGACAGCGCCGCGGCCTGCACGCCCGGGATGGCGGCGGTCCGCCGCAGGAGGTCGCCGTAGACGTTCGTCGCGGCACTGGCCTGGTACCCGGCAAACCCCGCGTCGGCCTCGATCATCGCCACACCGTCCACCGCATGACCAACGCGCACTGCCGCGCCCGCTGCCGCCTGCTGCAGGAAGATGCTCGTGCCGCCGAGGAGCAGTACCGAGGCCGCGACCTGCACGACGATCAGCGCGCTCTTCAGCGTCAGCCGCCGATGATCGAGCGGCGGGACGCCTTCGTCGCGCAGCGCCGGCAGCAGATCGACGCTCGTCGCGTTCAGCGCCGGCGCCAGGCCGAAGAGGATGCCCGTGACGACCGACAGGCCGATCGTGAAGGCGAGCACATGGTAGTCTGGCGTCAAGGCCACCGTCACCGGAAGCTCGACGCCCTGCAGTGATTGCAGGGCGCCCCACGCAAGGACGAAGCCGGCAATGCCGCCGGCCAGGGAAAGCAGCAGGCTCTCGGTCAGCAGGTGCCCGACGATCTGACGCCGTGTGGCGCCCATGGCCAGGCGAACCGACACCTCCCTGAGCCGTGCGGCGCCGCGGACCAGCTGCAGCGTGGCGATGTTGCTGCATGCGATGGCGAGGACGAGGCCGACGACGACGAGCATCAGCGAGGCGAGCGCCATGAGCGGCACGTCGGCCTGCGGATGGACCCGCACCTCCCTTGTCGGGATCACGGAGATTCCCTGGCCAACGGCCAGTTCGCCCCCGGTGCGGAACCCGTCCGGATCGTCGGCCTCGAGGTGACGGGCGAGCACGTCCATCGCCGTCCTGGCCTGCGTCACGGTGGCTCCGTCACGCAAACGGGCCTTCACCAACAAGGGCACGGGCGTCGAGCCGGCGGCGCGGGCCTGCGGCATGGGGTTCACGTCCGGGAGTGCGGTGAGCGGCATCCAGACGTCCGTGACGAGACCGAGGTTCAGCGTGCCAGGGTGATGGGCGGGACCGACACCGACGATCGTGACGGGCACTTTTCCAAACCGGACGACGCGACCGATGACCTCGGGATCGGCATGGAAGACACGGATCCACGCGCGATACCCCAGGACAGCCACGACGGCCGCCCCGGGTCGCTCCTCCGTGTCGTCGAACCACCGGCCCAGCGAGGGCCGCAGCCCGAGGACATCCAGGTAGGTTGCCGTCGCGAACTCGGCGGTGCCGCTGCGAATGACTCCCTCGTGGAGGTATCGGGAGGGGAACGGGATGGTGGTGGCCATGGTTGCCGCAAACACGCCGGTGTCTGCCACTCGCCGGTAGACGTCGTGGGAGACGACGATCAGCGGCTTGCCGTTGGGATCGTTCTGGTAGATGTCGACGAGGCGATCGGGATTGGCGAACGTCTTGGCGCGGAACAGTACCGCGTTGACGATGCTGAAGATCGCGGTGTTGGCGCCGACGGCGAGGCCGAGGATCAGCACCGCGGCCGCGGTGAAACGCCACTCGCGCACCAGGCGGCGAAGGCCGTAGCGCGTGTCGCGCGCCACGGCGTCGAACGCCGCCATGCCGCGCGCGTCCCGGCAGGCTTCCTTGACCTGCTCGACCCCGCCGAACAGGCGCAGCGCCTGATGGCGTGCCTCGTCCGGTCGCAGGCCAGTCGCCTGCAGACGTTCGGCCTCGCGGTCGAGATGCGCCTGCAGCTCTTCGCGCAGATCGGATTCGCGACGGCCGCGGAAGAAGAGCGACCGGAGACGGCTGCGCAGGAAGGTGAAGGTGC is a genomic window containing:
- a CDS encoding ABC transporter permease, whose amino-acid sequence is MRTFTFLRSRLRSLFFRGRRESDLREELQAHLDREAERLQATGLRPDEARHQALRLFGGVEQVKEACRDARGMAAFDAVARDTRYGLRRLVREWRFTAAAVLILGLAVGANTAIFSIVNAVLFRAKTFANPDRLVDIYQNDPNGKPLIVVSHDVYRRVADTGVFAATMATTIPFPSRYLHEGVIRSGTAEFATATYLDVLGLRPSLGRWFDDTEERPGAAVVAVLGYRAWIRVFHADPEVIGRVVRFGKVPVTIVGVGPAHHPGTLNLGLVTDVWMPLTALPDVNPMPQARAAGSTPVPLLVKARLRDGATVTQARTAMDVLARHLEADDPDGFRTGGELAVGQGISVIPTREVRVHPQADVPLMALASLMLVVVGLVLAIACSNIATLQLVRGAARLREVSVRLAMGATRRQIVGHLLTESLLLSLAGGIAGFVLAWGALQSLQGVELPVTVALTPDYHVLAFTIGLSVVTGILFGLAPALNATSVDLLPALRDEGVPPLDHRRLTLKSALIVVQVAASVLLLGGTSIFLQQAAAGAAVRVGHAVDGVAMIEADAGFAGYQASAATNVYGDLLRRTAAIPGVQAAALSYGLPMRSASTPIAVEGAATDAQAQVAPSMIWAGPGFFDTMRIPRLHGRVFDERDRPGTPRVAVISETMAKRYFGAVDAVGRRFRRQTEPETWTEVIGVVRDTATAGVSAADVPDRPRGEFYLAYTQSGHAPTTVIARTSGDAAGLLAAMQGEVRAVDPVLPVITARTMAQVLAREQAAPRAVAWALGALAGLGLLMASIGLYAVVAFAVARRTREIGIRVALGARRPQVLWSVARGAAGLVGIGTGIGLGLSVLLMLAMRASSSGSASIGIGNIDVHRPSIDPMALLAIAALTALVGAAAAFVPVRRATRMDPVVALRHD